The following coding sequences are from one Granulicella sp. L56 window:
- a CDS encoding sulfite exporter TauE/SafE family protein, which produces MPVLLFTLLVFAGSIAAGLLGALTGLGGGVVLVPLLTVVFHVDIRYAIGASLISVIATSSGAAAAYVREGFSSVRIGMFLEIATTIGAVFGAFLATRIPTRALAIIFGVVLLYSAWLSWQQGRRHEADGGGSSPWSDRLRLSGSYPDGAGGEKSYKVDRIPAGFATMFGAGTLSGLLGIGSGAVKVLAMDQIMRIPFKVSTTTSNFMIGVTAAASAGIYLHRGYVDPGLAFPVMLGVLAGSLLGAKLLVRARVSVLRSIFTIVILALGVEMIINGWLGKM; this is translated from the coding sequence TTGCCGGTACTGTTGTTCACCCTGCTTGTCTTTGCCGGATCGATTGCGGCTGGGCTGTTGGGAGCACTCACTGGCCTCGGCGGCGGTGTCGTGCTCGTGCCTCTGCTCACCGTGGTGTTCCACGTCGACATCCGCTATGCCATCGGAGCGTCGCTGATCTCCGTCATCGCCACCTCTTCGGGAGCGGCAGCCGCCTATGTGCGCGAAGGTTTCTCAAGTGTTCGCATCGGCATGTTCCTCGAGATCGCCACCACCATCGGCGCAGTCTTCGGCGCATTTCTGGCCACGCGGATACCGACCCGGGCGCTCGCGATCATCTTCGGCGTCGTGCTGCTCTATTCGGCGTGGCTCTCGTGGCAGCAGGGCCGTCGTCACGAGGCAGACGGCGGAGGCAGCAGCCCATGGTCGGATCGGCTGCGTCTTTCAGGATCGTATCCAGACGGCGCAGGCGGCGAGAAAAGCTATAAGGTGGATCGGATCCCCGCAGGCTTTGCGACCATGTTTGGCGCCGGTACACTCTCCGGCCTTCTGGGCATCGGTTCAGGCGCGGTGAAGGTGCTGGCCATGGACCAGATCATGCGCATCCCCTTCAAGGTCTCGACCACGACCAGTAACTTCATGATCGGTGTCACCGCAGCGGCCAGTGCAGGAATCTACCTGCATCGCGGCTACGTCGATCCGGGGCTGGCCTTTCCCGTGATGCTCGGTGTCCTGGCCGGGTCGTTGCTCGGCGCAAAGCTGCTGGTGCGAGCACGGGTCTCGGTACTGCGCAGCATCTTTACAATCGTCATTCTGGCGCTGGGGGTCGAGATGATTATCAACGGCTGGCTGGGGAAAATGTAA